A single region of the Cyclopterus lumpus isolate fCycLum1 chromosome 16, fCycLum1.pri, whole genome shotgun sequence genome encodes:
- the LOC117745005 gene encoding potassium channel subfamily K member 5-like — translation MADTGPFLTSCIIFYLSIGAAIFQLLEEPNWRSARDEYIQEKETFLTKHACLTEEGLAEMLEIVSKAAGRGVTITGDKHRNSWDWANSVIFAATIVTTIGYGNVAPKTKGGRVFCILYGLCGIPLCLVWISKLGSFFGDRAKRLSQVLIRKGVSVKKVQLTCTALFLLWGLLVHLVIPPFVFMSIEGWSYLEGLYFSFITLTTVGFGDYVAGVNPNMDYPTLYRVFAELWIYMGLAWLSLFFSWNVHMVVEAHKVLKKRRHRHKLDEEPQSVEEKHNPQGRASVIDIFNFLSRKEEDYSTVIKEIGAHTINPAANINRSKSCSDILATNIQTLNHSPRHRRMMSISEVFVVDEDERELCPIIQESNKGPEFARTDNEENKDGCPLDSETHGIVFTVSKKDATEKESVQHRGGGGSRFTIAKVGENNLSMDKDEKG, via the exons ATGGCGGATACAGGTCCTTTTTTAACTTCGTGTATTATTTTCTACCTATCGATCGGTGCCGCAATATTCCAACTTCTCGAAGAGCCAAACTGGAGATCGGCCAGAGACGAATACATCCAAGAGAAGGAAACCTTTTTGACGAAACATGCCTGCTTAACAGAGGAAGGTCTGGCCGAGATGTTGGAG ATAGTGTCCAAGGCTGCTGGCCGAGGTGTGACCATCACTGGAGACAAACACCGTAACTCGTGGGACTGGGCCAACTCTGTCATCTTTGCTGCCACCATTGTCACCACCATAG GTTATGGTAATGTTGCTCCCAAGACCAAAGGTGGCCGTGTGTTCTGCATCCTGTATGGTCTCTGTGGGATCCCCCTGTGTCTGGTGTGGATAAGCAAGCTGGGCTCATTCTTTGGAGACCGGGCCAAACGTCTGTCCCAGGTTCTGATTCGTAAAGGCGTTTCAGTG AAAAAGGTCCAGTTAACCTGTACAGCCTTGTTCCTGTTATGGGGGCTGTTGGTGCACCTGGTGATCCCTCCATTTGTTTTCATGTCTATAGAAGGATGGAGCTACCTGGAGGGCCTTTACTTCTCCTTCATCACGCTCACAACAGTTGGTTTTGGAGATTATGTGGCAG GTGTAAATCCAAACATGGACTACCCCACACTCTACAGGGTGTTTGCAGAGTTGTGGATCTACATGGGCCTGGCCTGGCTGTCTCTGTTCTTCAGCTGGAATGTCCACATGGTCGTGGAAGCTCACAAGGTgctaaagaaaagaagacacagGCACAAGCTCGACGAGGAACCTCAGTCTGTAGAAGAGAAGCACAACCCACAAGGAAGGGCGTCCGTTATCGACATCTTCAACTTCCTATCACGGAAGGAGGAAGACTACAGCACTGTCATCAAGGAGATTGGAGCCCACACAATAAATCCTGCAGCCAACATAAACCGCTCGAAGAGCTGCAGCGACATCCTGGCCACCAACATCCAGACCCTGAATCACTCGCCTCGGCACAGACGCATGATGAGCATCAGTGAAGTTTTTGTCGTGGACGAAGACGAACGCGAGTTGTGTCCTATAATACAAGAAAGCAACAAAGGCCCTGAATTTGCGAGGACGGATAATGAGGAGAACAAGGACGGTTGTCCACTTGATTCAGAAACTCATGGTATCGTATTCACTGTATCTAAAAAAGATGCCACGGAGAAGGAAAGTGTACAGCATCGTGGTGGTGGAGGGTCTAGGTTTACGATAGCCAAGGTAGGAGAGAACAATTTGTCGATGGATAAAGATGAAAAAGGATAA
- the pon3.1 gene encoding serum paraoxonase/lactonase 3.1, giving the protein MGKVAFISLVIAVLSALLGERVVNLRRRTFASRELVQNHLPNCVELKNLDFGSEDITILGDGLAFISTGLRYPGMPSSHGSDIIGKIYTLDMKDPRMKPVELRMPRNFDLESFNPHGISVYIDPSDDAIYLFVVNHPQHKSQIELFKFVDDDHSLVHLKTIKHELLYSVNDIVVVGVDSFYATNDQYFTNDIFKSLVELFLAQPWSNVVYYSPEEVKVVSEGYYFANGINISPDNKHIYVVDLLDHNVHVLERKEDNALVSMKTVAVGSLCDNVEVDPETGDLWLGCHPNAWKLFMSDPKDPPGSEVIQIQNVHSDKPVVTQVYADDGHVIIGSSVAATYGGKLLIGTVYHKALCCDLK; this is encoded by the exons ATGGGAAAAGTAGCCTTCATCTCCCTCGTCATTGCTGTCTTGTCGGCGCTGCTCGGAGAGAGAGTTGTAAACTTGAG GAGAAGGACCTTCGCTTCAAGGGAGCTGGTCCAAAATCACCTCCCCAACTGTGTGGAACTCAAAAATCTCG ATTTCGGCTCAGAAGATATCACGATCCTTGGAGACGGACTTGCCTTCATCAGCACT GGTTTGAGGTATCCTGGAATGCCATCATCTCATGGCTCGGATATCATAGGAAAGATCTACACCCTTGATATGAAAGACCCTCGGATGAAACCAGTTGAGCTGCGCATGCCAAGAAACTTTGATCTGGAGTCATTCAACCCTCACGGCATCAGCGTATACATCGATCCAAGTG ATGACGCAATATACCTGTTTGTCGTCAATCATCCTCAACACAAAAGCCAAATAGAGCTGTTCAAATTTGTTGACGACGACCACTCACTGGTGCACCTGAAAACCATAAAACATGAACTTCTGTACAG TGTAAACGATATTGTGGTCGTGGGAGTGGATAGCTTCTATGCCACCAATGATCAATACTTTACCAATGACATCTTCAAAAGTTTGGTGGAGCTTTTTCTGGCTCAGCCTTGGTCTAATGTTGTGTACTACAGTCCTGAGGAAGTCAAAGTGGTCTCTGAAGGATATTACTTTGCAAATGGCATCAATATCTCTCCAGACAATAA GCATATATATGTGGTAGATCTATTAGACCACAATGTGCATGTACTGGAGCGGAAAGAAGACAATGCATTGGTTTCAATGAAG ACTGTGGCTGTGGGGTCACTCTGTGACAACGTTGAAGTGGACCCTGAAACCGGTGACCTGTGGTTAGGCTGTCACCCTAATGCATGGAAACTGTTCATGTCAGACCCCAAAGACCCTCCTGGATCCGAG GTCATCCAAATCCAGAACGTTCATTCTGATAAGCCAGTGGTGACTCAGGTGTACGCTGACGACGGCCACGTGATCATCGGCTCCTCTGTGGCAGCTACCTACGGGGGGAAGTTGCTCATTGGCACTGTGTACCATAAAGCCCTGTGCTGTGATTTGAAGTAG
- the LOC117745008 gene encoding serum paraoxonase/arylesterase 2-like — translation MAAMKKILVAAVIAAIAAFIGHRFMKLKEMSLASREVTVKHLNCHYLKNIEYGAEDITILRDGLAFLSTGLKFPGLPWFSEEPGKMYVMDLLHPRPTPMELHIKGELDLSSFNPHGISAYVDEADDVYLFVVNHPQHKSQVEIFNFVQGKNTLVHLKTITHPLLHSVNDIVAVGVESFYATNSQSFPNDVLNFLTTLLGLPWCDVVYYSPKEVRVVADGFLSANGINISPDKRYIYVSDIMGHLIDIYERKEGEQLMHLKSVAVGSLCDNIEVDHKTGDLWLGCHPNAMKLSMYDPEDPPGSEVLRIKNIHSDQPVVSQEYVDNGHVLMASTVAAPYEGKLLIGSVFHKALFCDLK, via the exons ATGGCTGCCATGAAGAAAATACTAGTTGCTGCTGTTATTGCTGCCATCGCAGCTTTCATTGGACACCGATTTATGAAACTAAA AGAAATGTCCCTTGCCTCCAGAGAAGTGACTGTGAAACACCTCAACTGTCATTATTTAAAGAATATTG AATATGGAGCAGAGGATATCACAATTCTAAGAGACGGCCTGGCCTTTCTAAGCACA GGGTTAAAGTTTCCTGGACTGCCTTGGTTCTCTGAAGAACCAGGAAAGATGTATGTTATGGATCTGCTTCACCCGAGGCCAACTCCAATGGAGCTGCACATCAAAGGAGAGCTGGACCTCAGCTCTTTCAACCCACATGGCATTAGTGCATACGTCGATGAGGCGG ATGATGTGTACCTGTTTGTTGTCAATCACCCTCAGCACAAAAGCCAAGTGGAGATCTTTAATTTTGTTCAGGGGAAGAACACACTTGTACACCTAAAAACTATTACCCACCCTTTACTCCACAG TGTCAATGACATTGTTGCAGTCGGCGTAGAGAGCTTCTATGCCACCAATTCTCAATCTTTTCCCAATGATGTGCTCAACTTTCTGACTACCTTGCTGGGTCTCCCCTGGTGTGATGTGGTCTACTACAGTCCAAAGGAAGTGAGGGTGGTGGCCGATGGCTTTCTATCCGCAAATGGCATCAACATATCCCCTGACAAACG gTATATTTATGTTTCAGATATCATGGGCCATTTGATCGACatttatgaaagaaaagaaggagagcaATTAATGCACCTTAAG TCTGTAGCTGTTGGGTCCCTCTGTGATAACATTGAGGTGGACCACAAGACGGGGGACTTATGGCTGGGTTGTCACCCAAATGCCATGAAGTTGTCAATGTATGACCCTGAAGATCCACCCGGCTCCGAA GTCCTCCGGATCAAGAACATTCACTCAGATCAGCCGGTAGTGAGCCAGGAGTACGTTGATAACGGCCATGTGCTCATGGCCTCCACTGTAGCAGCTCCCTATGAGGGAAAGTTACTAATTGGCTCTGTTTTCCACAAAGCCCTGTTTTGTGATTTGAAATAA
- the LOC117745658 gene encoding casein kinase II subunit alpha — MSGPVPSRSRVYPDVNTQRPREYWDYESHVVEWGNQDDYQLVRKLGRGKYSEVFEAINITNNEKVVVKILKPVKKKKIKREIKILENLRGGPNIISLLDIVKDPVSRTPALVFEHVNNTDFKQLYQTLSDFDIRFYMYEILKALDYCHSMGIMHRDVKPHNVMIDHEHRKLRLIDWGLAEFYHPNQEYNVRVASRYFKGPELLVDYQMYDYSLDMWSLGCMLASMIFRKEPFFHGHDNYDQLVRIAKVLGTEDLYDYIDKYNIELDPRFNDILGRHSRKRWERFVHSENQHLVSTEALDFLDKLLRYDHQARLTAREAMDHPYFYPIVKDQGRGATPGGMAASSTPVSSSSMMAGITSMSSSQPLANIAGSPVISAPNTLATQVPAATGAQP; from the exons ATGTCTGGCCCTGTCCCAAGCCGCTCTCGAGTTTACCCTGAcgtaaacacacagagacctCGGGAATATTGGGACTATGAGTCCCATGTTGTTGAATGGGG gaacCAAGACGACTATCAGCTAGTCAGAAAATTAGGGAGAGGAAAATATAGTGAAGTGTTCGAAGCCATAAACATCACAAACAATGAAAAAGTGGTCGTCAAAATACTGAAG CCggtcaagaaaaagaaaatcaagagggaaataaagatcctggAGAATCTGAGGGGTGGCCCAAATATCATCTCACTGTTAGATATCGTCAAGGATCCTGTG tCCCGAACCCCTGCTCTGGTCTTTGAACATGTGAACAACACAGATTTCAAG cAATTGTATCAAACCCTATCTGACTTTGACATACGGTTCTACATGTACGAAATCTTAAAG GCTCTGGATTACTGCCACAGTATGGGGATTATGCACAGAGATGTCAAGCCACACAATGTAATGATTGACCATGAACACAGAAAG CTCCGCTTAATCGATTGGGGTTTGGCAGAATTCTACCACCCAAACCAGGAATACAACGTGAGAGTGGCATCCAGGTACTTCAAAGGACCCGAACTGCTGGTAGACTACCAG ATGTATGACTACAGCTTGGACATGTGGAGTTTGGGTTGCATGCTCGCCAGCATGATCTTCAGAAAGGAGCCTTTCTTTCACGGTCATGATAACTATGACCAG CTGGTGCGAATTGCAAAAGTACTCGGCACCGAGGACCTGTACGACTACATCGACAAGTACAACATTGAGTTGGATCCACGGTTCAATGACATTCTCGGAAG ACACTCCCGCAAAAGGTGGGAGAGATTTGTGCACAGCGAGAATCAGCACCTGGTCAGTACAGAGGCTCTAGACTTCCTGGACAAACTGCTGCGCTATGACCATCAAGCCCGCCTCACGGCCAGAGAGGCCATGGATCACCCCTACTTCT ATCCCATCGTTAAAGATCAGGGAAGAGGGGCCACTCCTGGGGGGATGGCTGCCAGCTCCACACCAGTCAGCTCCTCAAGTATGATGGCTG GCATCACCTCAATGTCCTCCTCACAGCCACTGGCTAACATTGCTGGATCACCCGTCATCTCTGCTCCCAACACCCTGGCCACACAAGTCCCTGCGGCCACCGGGGCTCAACCCTGA